From Arctopsyche grandis isolate Sample6627 chromosome 12, ASM5162203v2, whole genome shotgun sequence, one genomic window encodes:
- the LOC143920111 gene encoding uncharacterized protein LOC143920111 — MNVPETSGAVYLRIFPVNELSWDFILIISKVKYFNPIRGSHIHSAANGVLVGPGGPTGIAGPIFNRNPHIPNSILAGPYKYGYPGGNFIPGMFNRPYGGPYGAGPAGPYGNAYGNAYENYGRKAT; from the exons ATGAACGTGCCGGAAacgagcggtgctgtata CTTAAGAATTTTCCCCGTGAATGAACTGTCTTGGGACTTTATCTTAATCATATCGAAGGTTAAAT ATTTTAATCCAATTCGTGGCTCTCACATACACTCGGCAGCTAACGGAGTACTGGTCGGTCCAGGAGGTCCTACAGGAATCGCTGGACCGATTTTCAATCGTAACCCCCACATACCCAACAGTATTCTAGCAGGACCTTACAAATACGGATATCCAG GTGGTAATTTCATTCCTGGAATGTTCAACAGACCCTATGGAGGTCCATATGGAGCAGGACCCGCAGGACCATACGGAAACGCCTACGGGAACGCCTATGAAAACTATGGCAGAAAAGCCACGTGA